The genomic window TCTGTATTATTCATCATAATAATACTTTATAATCTCTGCTGCTTCAATAGATAATTGCTCATTGACAATTTTAAGCAATATGTATATTTACTGACTAAAATCGTTACTGCTCTTTACTTATAGCTTAGCGGAAGGAAAGCATAAATTTATCCGTATTAACCTCATTAACTGTTATTGACTTTATACATTTAATTATATCATTTTATTTCCATTAGCGACTAATTCGAATTTTGCATTTAAAAAATCAGCCGCCCTTCTGCACATAATCATCCTGGCAAGAAAGATTTCAAAATACTCTACAAGAGAAGATATTTTCATATCGATTGTTAAGTCCAGCAAAATTGTTCTTTTTTGTTCCTCAATGATCACTTTAGATTTTTCTACGGCATAATTTACCCTGTCGTGAATATCAAAAGTAACAAATTCTTTATTTCTCACTCTGCTTCTTCTTACATCAGTTTTATCCGCTAAAATCAATGCTGCCGATACAGGGTTCGCAGCCGCCCCTGTTGATTCATCGTGGTTTCCAATAGCCGCAATGATCGTTGCTATTTCCACAGGATCCATTCCGAGCCTTGAAAGAATATTAAAGGCCATAACAGCTCCTGTCTGGGCATGGTCTATTCTATTCACCGTATTGCCTATATCATGAATATAACCTGCTATTCTCGCCAGTTCAGCTTCTCTTTCAGAATAGCCCAGTGTAAGCAGTATTTTTGCCGCT from Defluviitalea raffinosedens includes these protein-coding regions:
- a CDS encoding HD domain-containing protein: MELITYQDIKNNEEINTYIKKGDELLEVMGYTDHSVVHATKVAETAAKILLTLGYSEREAELARIAGYIHDIGNTVNRIDHAQTGAVMAFNILSRLGMDPVEIATIIAAIGNHDESTGAAANPVSAALILADKTDVRRSRVRNKEFVTFDIHDRVNYAVEKSKVIIEEQKRTILLDLTIDMKISSLVEYFEIFLARMIMCRRAADFLNAKFELVANGNKMI